A window of Sphingobacterium kitahiroshimense genomic DNA:
AGCAGAAGCTCCAATTATATACCTTCGTCCATCCTTTTCAAAAAATTTGGTCGAATAAAACTGACTATCGGATTTAAAATTAGAAACACCTTTTTTATCGATCTTACTCCATAGCTTTCGATTAAAACCGCGACTCTTCACAATATTCCCAGCGGCATCGAACTCGACAAGAAATTCGTGCTGATTATCAAGATTCTCAATAAATTCTAAGCTCCATTGGTTATTTTGATCTGCGCTACCATTATTTAAAAACTTCTCAGCTGCTATATTCCGTCTCAGATCTAACCGTTTATAAAAATCGCGAAACGCAAAATTGGAAATAGAATAAAAAATAAAACCAACAAAACAACAGACATAGATAACCAGGATGGTAATGAGGTAAATAAGCTTTTTATTATAATTATGCATAAAATCTTAATCTTCGACTTTTAAAACATATCCCATACCGATCACTGTATGTATAGCTTTTTTGGATGATACTTTTTCTATTTTCTTGCGGAGATAGTTAACATAAACATCCACTACATTAGAACCAATATCAAAGTTTATTCCCCATACCCGATCAAGCAGTTCGCTACGCTCAAATACTTTTTTGGGATTTTGGATAAACAATAAAAGCAATCGATATTCTGTACTCGTAAGCGTTAATTCTTGTTTTTCACAATAAGCTATTTTTTTATAATCATCGATTTCAAAAAAACCGTATTTATATATCTCATGGACTGGTTCCTGATCCCGCTGTGTAGCCTGAAGTATGGAATGCTTGCGTCGAATCAAAGAACGAATTCTTGCTTTAAGTTCAATCAGTTTAAAAGGTTTAGAAAGATAGTCATCAGCCCCGTTGTCCAAACCCAGAACAACATTTTCGGGAGTTCCCAAGGCAGTTAGCATCATCACAGGTAAATCAGTATAACCCCAAAACCGGATTTGTCTACAAATCTCCAGCCCATTGGTACCTGGTAACAATATATCCAACAGTACGAGAGATATATCATGATTGCTAAGCAGCTCCTGTAATAAATTTGCTTTATTTAAATGAATTACCTGATAACCGTCCTCTTCCAAGCCCTGAACAATCAGATCAGCTACATCTTGTTCGTCCTCTACCAAGATAATTTTTTGTTGCTCTATATTCATGACATGATATCTGATTACCTTTTAATTCCTTCAAAAGATAAAAATAAGCTTTTGGTAACTCACACACAAATTTGAAGACATATCGGAGCAAAGAATATGAAACCAGAGACCATGCTAGAAAATAAAAAGTAAAATACCTTATTATACTTTGGTGTTTTCAGCAAGAAATAAATAAAATAGAAGAAGGTCAGAAACGGATCAATTAAATTATAAGAATTGCAAACCAATTCCATCAACTCTCGTATCTAACCATATTTTTTCTCTTGATTTAAGTACTTGATTTGGACAAGAATGACGCAAGATGAAATCATCATTGTCCTCATTCAGATAAGGGTTAATATCATCTTGATCTGATAAATAAACAATATTAAACACAGCATCTTGATCATCTGCATTAATATCAGATTGTAAAACTTTAACATCTTGAGTCATTAGCCACTTTGATGCTTCGTCTTTATTAAAGTATTTTAAATGTAAGATATCTACACCAAACTGCTCCAATTCTTTAGTGGCCCTATCTGGAAAAAAGTTAAGCAGATAACCTTTATATACCTCTATGTGATTATTCCTAAGCGCATAATTTCTTACAATAAGTCTGTGAGGATTATATTCAAAATTGAACATCATAGGATTTTCCATAAAACCATAATGCAGATTATATTGTAAAATACGTGCATCCATATTGATCTTTTCGTTTTTCATAATTGGCATAGTTTAGTATAATCAATAACATTAAATTACCTAAATAGTTCGTACAATTGCTAATTTCCTAACACTTTAAGCAACATTCTCACTCATTTACTATAAACCACAAAAAATAATATGACGATGAATTCAATTCAAAATCTGAAAGAAGATTATAAACCGTAAAAATCAGAATAGATTAAAAATCAACAAGATCAAGGTATCTTAATCTATTCCTAAATTTTCATTATTAATTTCGGTCTAGTTTCTCCATCCATCTTAATAACAACAAACAACCTGGGGCATACACAGCACCGTGATCAAAACCCTGTAATTGGAATAACTCCGTTTTAGAATGTTTTAAGTTTTCGAGCACTTTGGCCAGATGTGCATTCTCCTCATATCTGGCAGGTAATTCTAATCTAGCATCACCTGTAATCAACAAAGTCGGAGGAGCATCCTTTCTAGCAAAATGAATAGGTGCATACTGATCAATAATGGGTATTTCCATTGACTGTTTACGTTCCTTCTTGATAGTGTAATGGGTATTTGTTTGTCCGCTGATAGGAGCTAAACCTTTGATCTGGTTAGCATCTATATGGTATTTCTTCAGATAGCTCACATCCAATCCGACCATCAATGCTAGATAACCTCCAGCCGAATGCCCAGATACATATATTTTAGTAGGATCACCACCATACTTTGCGATGTTATTGAACGCCCAGGCAACAGCAGCAGCAGCATCATCAATATAATCTGGCCCCTTTACTTTGGGACTCAATCTATAATTAACAGCAATTACAGCAATCCCCTTTTCCTTAAGCTCCAATGGTACATATTTTTCTCCTTCCTCTAATCCTCCGCCATGAAACCATACGACTGTAGCAAAACTCGATTTGTCCTCCGGAAAATACAAATCTAACTTACAGCGCTCTTGTTTATACATATCTTTTTCAGACTTTTCTACATAAGAAATATCTTGCAACAATTTATAACCCTGCGCTGAAGAAGTGAAATTAGTTAAGATTAAACAAAAGAATACAAAAATTTTATACAACATCATGATCTAATTTAAAAACGCATACATAAAACTGGCAAATAAAAATATAGTAGTCATATCTATTCCGACAGTGCAGTATCTTTATCAATCGCTAATTCTTGATTATAAGCGTTTACAAAAGTTCCTTTCACACGCTCTGAATTATAAAGATACATCCCCCATAGCACACTGTAGATGATATTCTTCACATTTGTAGAAATTACATCGGGAGCTAAAATATTACTCATATAAAAATAATTAAAAAAAGTAAAAACAACATTTGAAAGAAACATCACAGCGAGCACAACAATCATAGTTTGTGGGAAAAGATCTCTTTTTTTACTAAATAAATAGATGCAGTATATAAAACCCATTAAGAGAATGATATTTAATAAAATTTCACTCGCAACAAATATTTTATGAACATAGTCCGGAAAATAACTAGTATACCTATAACTCTCCCAGATCTCCTGAGTTAGATACCCAGACTCAAAAAAATTATACGCAACTCTTAGAGTAGTAATTACCATCGAAATAATTAATAAAATCAACCATCCCCCAACTGAATGGTATTCGGGCTCCTCGTATAATTGAATCATTGAAGATGATGCTGTTTTATTATAGCGAAGTATAAAAATAACACAGATTAAAATAATGCAAACACATCCAAAAATTGTAAGCATACTGATTTTACCTGAAATGTTAGAGCCGACGATTATTCCATTATCCTCGATGTAATATGCATTGTACAATAAAATATCTCTGTTTTTAAAATCATCAACATATTGTTTTTTATCACTCGATGCTACGAAAGGATTGTGGAATCCAAAATTGTAGCTGATAATAAGCGTGTCTTTTGACGTTTTAACAGTTTTACCAAAATAATAAGAATCACGATCAATGAAAGAGCTCTCTCTTTCTGGATTAAATTCAACCCCGCCATGATTTACGATGCGAATATCATATTCTAAGCAATACGGAAAATACAAACCAAGAGGCGCTAAACCTTCTGATGAATTAAGTTCAGGTAAATTATTATTAATTTGACTCGCATATATGCCAAAGATATTTTTATTTGACGCCTCATCTTTTTCACCAATTTTCTCAATATAATACCTCTCTGTTACATGAATAATATTTTTATCAAACTCATCTTCAAATTTTAGTGACTCTTTAATGGAAATTTTGGGATACATTTTTTTGTAGTAATCCAAATAACTCTTTTGTATCTGATTTTTTGCACTTTCTTTAAATGAAGTTCTTATAAAGTCTGCACTAGAGGCGCTATAGCTCGTTTTAACCTCTAAAATTGCTCCACCCTTACTATCTAGCAAATAAGTTTCTGAAATTTTTGTTAATCCATTGACATTTTTATCAACAGATGTCAAATGCTTCGAATCATCGATTTTTAAAACTCTACCGTAGTAAGGGAAATATAAATCTGTAATCCCGCCACCTTGATTAGTGATGGTAGGGTCAATATACTGTTGTCTGTCTCCAATCTCAATAGCAGCCACAACATGATTAAAAGCACCTGGCGATGGTAGATAATCTTCCATACCATATGTAAGGTACGAATTCGCTAAAACCAAAGATCCTTTTATTCCTTTCCGTTTTAACATGGAAATCATCAGCAACGATTTATCTTTACAATCACCGTATCGCTGATTAAAAATTTTTTCTGGTGTGTTAGCACGATGAGAAAATTCACCCAGCTCAACTCCCATATAACGAATATCATTCTGCACAAAGTGTGTTACCTTTTTCAGAAATTTCATCGAATCTCCCTGAGAATCATCCCAATATCTATCAAGTAGAAGTGCTAGCGGAGAACCGTCTTTAAAATCTACAGTTGGATTAGTCCGCGCCATCCAGCCCCCTACTTCTGACCAAGAATTAAATTCTGTACACTCTATCCATTGTAGATTTGTATACCATGCAGGCGCATATTCATCAAATTCAACGGCAGGAAACGACTGCTCTTCCCAGCTATAAGAAACGTGATTACTACCTTCTTCTATAAGCGGTTTACTAGCATTGTTATGCGATTTAAAATTTAACTTCCTATTTTTCGGAACAATATAATTAACTACTGCCAAACCGATAGGTTCATAAGATTGCAGATAATATTTGTCAAAAAATTTATTTTCAAAAACAGGATTAAATCCCTTCAAACTATATGAAACAATGATCTTATCGTCTTTTCTTAAATCATCCAATATATAATAAGCAGAATAAGTTCCATTATAGATAAATCGAGATAAATCGGTCTCAGTAGCAACTAAGGTAAATTTACCGACATCAAGCTTATCAATAGTTTTCCCATCCCTAATTACTTTCAATTCATGAAGAGTAACCTGCTGATACTTTGGATCAAAGTTTATTGAAATTTGACCTGCATTTTCAGCACCGTTACTATCAAATAAAACTTTAACATCTCTAAAAAACTTAATTTGCTCCCCTATATTAACCTGATATTCAATCAAATCATAATAATACCCTTGTCCTATATCTTTAATATCAATTTTTGAAGGTGAAAGTTTATTCGCTCTAACCCAAGTTGGAACAGGAGCTTTATTAAGTTTGTTATTAGCCAGAACATGGCTATTAAACAAAACCGCTATAAAGAATAAAAAAAATAAATATGAATTAAATTTCATTGGTTAATAATCTTATGTTAAAGATATAAAAATTAAATTATTATCGATATGACAAGCAAAATTTTGCTTTGTTATAGACATAAAGATCAAGATGATAAGATATAATATAGACAACTAATATATAATATATACATACAGTTCTAATCTGAAGATAAACAAGGTGATCAATAGAAACAACATCACAAAAATCACCGAATAATCCATTTTCAACTATTTATAATAAAAAGAATTGGCTCATTTTACTCATCCCTAAAAAGAATATCTGCAAACATTTTCGTCTCCTGGCTGTTGATTCTAATAAAGTACACATTAACATATGTGACACAGGTATACAATTTTTTAACAGACACCCGAATAAACCTATACGAATTCGTGGTGTATAAATCTCAAAAAAATGGCAATAACAACCAATAGATTATCACAGACTCTTAGTAAAGCTTTGAATGATCAAATTACATTAGAAGCATATTCTGCTCAAGTATATTTAATGTTAGCTTGTTGGGCTGATCAGAATATGTTAGATGGTGTCAATTCGTTTCTTATGAAGCATTCCCAAGAAGAGCGCGTACATATGGCCAAAATAATAGAATATATTCAAGAAAGAGGTGGATCTGTAAAAATTGATGCAATAAAGAAACCAGAACCAGAACCTAAAAACATTCTAGAATGCTTTGAAATGGTACTGCAACAAGAAATAGAAAATACAGAATCTATCTATAAAATAGTAAATTTAAGTATGCAAGAAGGTGATTGGGCAACATGGAATTTCCTTCAATGGCTTGTTAATGAACAACGTGAGGAAGAGAAACTTGCCTTAGACTTATTAGACAAAGCTAAATTGGCTGGAGGTGAAGATATGACAGATAATGCCCGATTTGAACTCAACAAACTAATCGGAAATACTGGGCAAGAGTTTCCAGTTGCAGATCAAGTAAACCCGCTGGCATAAAATACATATAAAAAAAGGTAGCTTAAATCAAAAGCTACCTTTTTTATTTTTCTGAAATTACCTATAGCGACCGCTTAGCCAGTAAGGAAATATCTAAAGAATTATGATACAATTTATCCACAAGACCATCCATTAATTCTAATTGCTCTCTAATTAATAGCTCGTCACTCTGATCACTAATATGCGCTTTTGAAACAGCTGTTTTCAAGGCAAGAATTTCTAATGAATCAGTGGCAAACAAAGTATAGGTCTTTTTTAATTTCGAAAGAATCTTGTTCATCAGCCGTTCATGCTCCTCATGAAAGGCTAAACCGGAACTATGGTCCAGCATATTTGTAAAGGCCATAGCATAGGAAATCAATTGATGCGTAAAAATAGAAAAGTCATTTAATTCCTTTGTGAACGGGCGTTGAAATATAGGTTCATTCAATATACGTTCATTTAGTGCATTCAATTCCGCTAAACTGAGATAAATTTCTTTCCTAGCCAATTTATAATCCGCAATATCGACTTTATCACCCGATAACTTACGAAAACTAACAGATAAGAAATGTACATTCGCCTGTATCACATTTTTCAAATACGTCTTTACTGAATCACTTTCCCAAGTAGGAAATATGAAATGAAAAGATAAAAATGAAAGCACACAGCCAATTACAGTATCCAATAGACGTTCCTTCAATAAAAGAACGCCAAAATCATCTACTCCTGTAAAGAAATAATAAGCAATTAGAAAAAAGGCAGTTAGAAAAAACGAACCATAAACATATTTACTTCTTAAAAAAGTAAAAGTCAATAGCATATAAACTAACATGAGACCTAGGAGTACATAAATATTTGTGATCAAGAAAATACTTGATAATCCCAACATGCCCCCCAGAAATGATCCTTTCAATCGATCAATACTTCGTTGTTTGCTTAAACTGAAACCAGGACGCAGAATAACAATTATGGTAATGTAAATCCAAAAACTATGTTTTGTCAAAGCAATGTATTCTGGAAAAAAAACAGGAAGTGTTTTAGTAATAACAAAAGCAACCAACATAACAATAGCGACACGAAGTGAATGTCTAAAAATTGGTGACTTTAAATTTAAATGTGCCTGTAATGCTGGCCACGAAAAGGTTCTTTGTTTAAAGAAACGTTCTTTGTGTGCAAGTAACTCAGAGTGATCATGAACTTCCTCAGATTTAGATAAAATACGATGAACCTCTCTTATTTTCTGCATGACATAACGGATATTAACAAGGATTTTCTTCAATACGATTGTTGCTCCTTGCTCTTGGCTCTCTAAAGC
This region includes:
- a CDS encoding FUSC family membrane protein, which translates into the protein MRDHLEIVWQKARFFINSQPFHEGLKITVAVLIPVVIFACFGHLHNGVTLGIGCIIASTPDLVGPYRERRQSLFINVAVIFAMSMLTRILPFSDVFLGLFIAFFSFAACMLTVFGIRAMGIGASCLLALFFSLTLTHESSHPITEALLMTGGAFWYMIFVLAVRYMRPYRVSQQVLAECAYKIGTLLRIKACFFDVHTAIAKTHKRVIQINVILNQRQENVREVLFSAATEKQVASYQYKQLTFIFATLMELFERINASHHDYYQIREKYGHTKVYQVIPELLISCAQELERLTTPISLLKPPKTAIQFTGQWDKAYAEVIALESQEQGATIVLKKILVNIRYVMQKIREVHRILSKSEEVHDHSELLAHKERFFKQRTFSWPALQAHLNLKSPIFRHSLRVAIVMLVAFVITKTLPVFFPEYIALTKHSFWIYITIIVILRPGFSLSKQRSIDRLKGSFLGGMLGLSSIFLITNIYVLLGLMLVYMLLTFTFLRSKYVYGSFFLTAFFLIAYYFFTGVDDFGVLLLKERLLDTVIGCVLSFLSFHFIFPTWESDSVKTYLKNVIQANVHFLSVSFRKLSGDKVDIADYKLARKEIYLSLAELNALNERILNEPIFQRPFTKELNDFSIFTHQLISYAMAFTNMLDHSSGLAFHEEHERLMNKILSKLKKTYTLFATDSLEILALKTAVSKAHISDQSDELLIREQLELMDGLVDKLYHNSLDISLLAKRSL
- a CDS encoding alpha/beta hydrolase → MMLYKIFVFFCLILTNFTSSAQGYKLLQDISYVEKSEKDMYKQERCKLDLYFPEDKSSFATVVWFHGGGLEEGEKYVPLELKEKGIAVIAVNYRLSPKVKGPDYIDDAAAAVAWAFNNIAKYGGDPTKIYVSGHSAGGYLALMVGLDVSYLKKYHIDANQIKGLAPISGQTNTHYTIKKERKQSMEIPIIDQYAPIHFARKDAPPTLLITGDARLELPARYEENAHLAKVLENLKHSKTELFQLQGFDHGAVYAPGCLLLLRWMEKLDRN
- a CDS encoding ferritin translates to MAITTNRLSQTLSKALNDQITLEAYSAQVYLMLACWADQNMLDGVNSFLMKHSQEERVHMAKIIEYIQERGGSVKIDAIKKPEPEPKNILECFEMVLQQEIENTESIYKIVNLSMQEGDWATWNFLQWLVNEQREEEKLALDLLDKAKLAGGEDMTDNARFELNKLIGNTGQEFPVADQVNPLA
- a CDS encoding response regulator transcription factor, which gives rise to MNIEQQKIILVEDEQDVADLIVQGLEEDGYQVIHLNKANLLQELLSNHDISLVLLDILLPGTNGLEICRQIRFWGYTDLPVMMLTALGTPENVVLGLDNGADDYLSKPFKLIELKARIRSLIRRKHSILQATQRDQEPVHEIYKYGFFEIDDYKKIAYCEKQELTLTSTEYRLLLLFIQNPKKVFERSELLDRVWGINFDIGSNVVDVYVNYLRKKIEKVSSKKAIHTVIGMGYVLKVED
- a CDS encoding DUF3857 domain-containing protein yields the protein MKFNSYLFFLFFIAVLFNSHVLANNKLNKAPVPTWVRANKLSPSKIDIKDIGQGYYYDLIEYQVNIGEQIKFFRDVKVLFDSNGAENAGQISINFDPKYQQVTLHELKVIRDGKTIDKLDVGKFTLVATETDLSRFIYNGTYSAYYILDDLRKDDKIIVSYSLKGFNPVFENKFFDKYYLQSYEPIGLAVVNYIVPKNRKLNFKSHNNASKPLIEEGSNHVSYSWEEQSFPAVEFDEYAPAWYTNLQWIECTEFNSWSEVGGWMARTNPTVDFKDGSPLALLLDRYWDDSQGDSMKFLKKVTHFVQNDIRYMGVELGEFSHRANTPEKIFNQRYGDCKDKSLLMISMLKRKGIKGSLVLANSYLTYGMEDYLPSPGAFNHVVAAIEIGDRQQYIDPTITNQGGGITDLYFPYYGRVLKIDDSKHLTSVDKNVNGLTKISETYLLDSKGGAILEVKTSYSASSADFIRTSFKESAKNQIQKSYLDYYKKMYPKISIKESLKFEDEFDKNIIHVTERYYIEKIGEKDEASNKNIFGIYASQINNNLPELNSSEGLAPLGLYFPYCLEYDIRIVNHGGVEFNPERESSFIDRDSYYFGKTVKTSKDTLIISYNFGFHNPFVASSDKKQYVDDFKNRDILLYNAYYIEDNGIIVGSNISGKISMLTIFGCVCIILICVIFILRYNKTASSSMIQLYEEPEYHSVGGWLILLIISMVITTLRVAYNFFESGYLTQEIWESYRYTSYFPDYVHKIFVASEILLNIILLMGFIYCIYLFSKKRDLFPQTMIVVLAVMFLSNVVFTFFNYFYMSNILAPDVISTNVKNIIYSVLWGMYLYNSERVKGTFVNAYNQELAIDKDTALSE